A single region of the Triticum dicoccoides isolate Atlit2015 ecotype Zavitan chromosome 2B, WEW_v2.0, whole genome shotgun sequence genome encodes:
- the LOC119363223 gene encoding L-type lectin-domain containing receptor kinase SIT2-like → MLLHPHHLVTLLLLLAAAASGDGVQFTYNGFAGVNLTLDGAVVMPNGLLMLTNGTIQTKGQAFHPSPLPFRGDGEANATGAARSFSTTFVFAIFGQYADLSSHGMAFFVSASRELLSTAMPGQFLGLLNDTDGGNRSDHIFAVELDTLFNAEFRDINSNHVGVDVDSLVSVASTDAGYYDDGTGTFRNLSLISREAMQVWVDYDGGAREVAVTVAPLGMARPKKPLLRTAVNLSGVVQSTMLVGFSSATGVLTTRHFVLGWSFALDVAAPALDTSALPALPRAWPKPRSRVLVIVLPIALAALVLVLGIGVYIFVRRLLKFSELREDWEDAFGPHRFSYKELYHATKGFSDKNLLGAGGFGSVYRGKLRKPDMEVAVKRVSHESRQGMKEFVAEVASIGRLRHRNLVPLLGYCRRKGELLLVYDYMPNGSLDKYLYDGPSAGTLDWPQRFHIIRGVASGLLYLHEDWEQVVIHRDVKASNILLDSEMNGRLGDFGLARLYDHGADAQTTHVVGTMGYLAPELGHTGKATPSTDVFAFGAFLLEITCGRRPIEQNEHHNRIVLVDSVIEQWRKGLIVGAVDTRIPSGFSPDMVSLVLKLALLCSHPLPNGRPTMRQVMQYLDGDMVLPDLSSAYLSFTMLERMYDGDFNQKMLPYASSTSMGAVSDLSGGR, encoded by the coding sequence ATGCTTCTCCACCCTCACCACTTGGTCACTCTGCTCCTGCTCCTGGCGGCTGCAGCGAGCGGCGACGGCGTGCAGTTCACCTATAACGGCTTCGCGGGCGTGAACCTGACGCTCGACGGCGCGGTCGTCATGCCCAACGGCCTGCTCATGCTGACCAACGGCACCATTCAGACGAAAGGCCAGGCCTTCCACCCGTCCCCCCTGCCGTTCCGCGGCGACGGGGAGGCGAACGCCACCGGCGCCGCGCGGTCCTTCTCGACCACTTTCGTCTTCGCCATTTTCGGGCAGTACGCGGACCTGAGCAGCCACGGCATGGCCTTCTTCGTCTCCGCGTCCAGGGAGCTGCTCTCCACGGCGATGCCAGGCCAGTTCCTGGGCCTCCTCAACGACACCGACGGCGGAAACCGGAGCGACCACATCTTCGCCGTGGAGCTCGACACGCTCTTCAACGCCGAGTTCCGTGACATCAACAGCAATCACGTCGGCGTCGACGTCGATAGCCTGGTTTCGGTCGCTTCCACCGACGCCGGGTACTACGACGACGGCACCGGGACGTTCCGGAACCTAAGCCTGATCAGCCGGGAGGCCATGCAAGTGTGGGTGGACTACGACGGCGGCGCCAGGGAGGTCGCCGTGACCGTGGCTCCCCTGGGCATGGCCAGGCCCAAGAAGCCCCTTCTCAGGACCGCCGTCAACCTCTCGGGCGTGGTGCAGAGCACGATGTTGGTCGGATTCTCGTCGGCCACAGGTGTCCTCACCACACGCCACTTCGTCCTCGGCTGGAGCTTCGCGCTGGACGTGGCAGCCCCGGCACTGGACACCTCGGCGCTGCCGGCCTTGCCACGGGCCTGGCCAAAGCCACGGTCCAGGGTGCTGGTGATCGTGCTGCCCATAGCGTTGGCAGCTCTGGTACTCGTTCTGGGCATCGGAGTGTACATCTTTGTACGACGGCTTCTCAAGTTCTCGGAGCTGCGCGAGGACTGGGAGGACGCGTTCGGCCCCCACCGATTCTCATACAAAGAATTGTATCATGCGACCAAGGGGTTCAGCGACAAGAACCTGCTCGGGGCAGGAGGCTTCGGAAGTGTGTACAGGGGCAAGCTCCGCAAGCCGGACATGGAGGTCGCCGTAAAGAGGGTGTCTCATGAATCAAGGCAGGGGATGAAGGAGTTCGTCGCCGAGGTGGCAAGCATCGGACGGCTACGGCACCGGAACCTCGTGCCATTGCTTGGCTATTGCCGGCGCAAAGGGGAACTTCTCCTGGTTTACGATTACATGCCAAATGGAAGCCTTGATAAATACTTGTATGATGGACCATCAGCAGGTACACTGGATTGGCCTCAAAGATTTCACATAATCAGAGGGGTGGCTTCTGGGTTACTGTATCTCCATGAGGATTGGGAGCAAGTTGTCATTCACCGAGATGTGAAGGCAAGCAATATTCTTCTAGACAGCGAGATGAATGGGCGGTTAGGGGATTTCGGCCTTGCAAGGCTGTACGACCATGGAGCGGACGCCCAAACGACGCATGTGGTTGGCACCATGGGCTACCTCGCTCCTGAGCTTGGACACACCGGCAAGGCAACCCCGTCCACCGATGTGTTCGCCTTCGGTGCATTCCTTCTGGAAATCACGTGTGGGCGGAGGCCAATCGAGCAAAACGAGCACCACAACCGCATCGTGCTCGTGGATTCGGTGATCGAGCAATGGCGCAAGGGTTTGATCGTTGGCGCAGTGGATACGAGGATTCCAAGTGGGTTTAGTCCGGACATGGTCTCGCTGGTGCTGAAACTTGCGTTGTTATGCTCGCACCCATTGCCTAACGGAAGGCCAACCATGCGGCAGGTCATGCAGTACCTCGACGGCGACATGGTCCTCCCGGACTTGTCGTCGGCGTACCTCAGTTTCACCATGCTGGAGCGGATGTATGATGGGGACTTCAACCAGAAAATGTTGCCATACGCATCATCAACGAGCATGGGTGCAGTTTCTGATCTCTCTGGAGGAAGGTGA